One Edaphobacter flagellatus genomic region harbors:
- a CDS encoding sugar phosphate isomerase/epimerase family protein — translation MATVEPMEIGLVVWAEKTADETLKFISQFRLRAIQLGIPPSIDCASAVKDWKTTLANSPIVLTSAVCCYEGEDYSNLERVHESVGFTNAKYRPERIARTKEIASFAREFGIRAVSCHIGFIPAASAEPLYAELIDVARDLCDAMAKNGQNFVLETGQESAPVLLQFFADVDRANLKINFDPANLILYGYSDPVQALKLLQQHVVSVHCKDGRSPAGAGLLGHECALGDGEVDFPAFIRQLKQMNYTGPLTIEREEPNLVQKTADIHTAIQRLEAWKAQVL, via the coding sequence ATGGCAACAGTAGAACCCATGGAGATTGGCCTTGTTGTCTGGGCCGAGAAGACAGCCGACGAAACACTAAAGTTTATTTCGCAGTTCCGCCTGCGCGCGATCCAGCTTGGCATCCCGCCTTCGATTGATTGCGCATCAGCAGTCAAAGACTGGAAGACTACATTGGCCAATTCGCCGATCGTTCTCACCAGCGCGGTGTGCTGCTACGAGGGTGAAGATTACTCTAACCTTGAGCGGGTCCATGAGTCCGTCGGCTTTACCAATGCGAAGTATCGCCCCGAGCGTATCGCGCGCACAAAAGAGATCGCCAGCTTTGCGCGAGAGTTCGGCATCCGTGCTGTCTCGTGTCATATCGGATTTATTCCCGCCGCCAGCGCCGAGCCTTTGTACGCGGAGCTGATCGACGTCGCTCGCGACCTGTGCGATGCCATGGCAAAGAACGGCCAAAACTTTGTCCTCGAAACAGGGCAGGAGTCTGCGCCGGTGCTCCTGCAGTTCTTCGCGGATGTAGACCGTGCGAACCTGAAGATTAATTTCGATCCCGCGAACCTGATTCTTTATGGATACAGTGATCCGGTACAGGCGTTGAAGCTTCTGCAACAGCATGTCGTGTCGGTGCATTGCAAGGATGGTCGGTCACCTGCCGGCGCTGGCCTTCTCGGGCATGAGTGCGCACTTGGAGACGGAGAGGTGGATTTCCCCGCCTTTATTCGCCAGCTGAAACAGATGAACTATACGGGCCCCCTCACCATCGAACGTGAAGAGCCAAACCTGGTACAGAAAACGGCAGACATCCATACCGCGATCCAGCGGCTCGAAGCCTGGAAGGCCCAGGTTCTTTAG
- a CDS encoding nucleoside permease gives MKLQMRARLSVMMFLEYFIWGAWYVTMATWLSGPLHFTGQQISVAYGTTAIGAIVAPFFVGIIADRFFDTQKLLGLLHLFGGALLFVASMQVSFGIFYTLLLIYCLCYMPTMALTNSLSFRQMSDPREDFGSIRVLGSIGWIIAGLIIGTMRVEATATPMRIAALSSLLMGFYCFTLPKTPPLLGRGQKFTINSIFPREALDLIRERSMLVFVLASFCICIPLQFYYAFTNLYLNQIGVQNAAGKMTGGQMSEMLCMLLIPWFFRRLGVKYMLVAGMSAWVLRYLFFAYGNVGAGMWMLWAGILLHGICYDFFFVTGQIYVDNKANVGIRAAAQGMITFVTYGLGMFVGAWLSGAVVDHYHLSAPVGGATYEWHSIWIFCAIISVVVLVGFFLAFSEKNSNQRALAQETSLDNALQ, from the coding sequence ATGAAGCTGCAGATGCGGGCGCGACTAAGCGTCATGATGTTCCTGGAGTACTTTATCTGGGGTGCGTGGTACGTCACAATGGCGACCTGGCTCTCCGGGCCGTTGCACTTTACCGGACAGCAGATCAGCGTCGCCTACGGAACCACAGCCATCGGCGCGATTGTGGCCCCGTTCTTCGTCGGTATCATTGCCGACAGGTTCTTCGATACGCAAAAGCTGCTCGGCCTGCTGCATCTGTTCGGCGGTGCACTCCTCTTTGTAGCCTCCATGCAGGTGTCATTCGGCATCTTCTACACGCTCCTGCTCATCTACTGTCTCTGCTACATGCCGACGATGGCGCTCACCAACTCGCTCTCATTCCGGCAGATGAGCGACCCCAGAGAAGACTTCGGCTCGATCCGCGTGCTTGGCTCCATCGGATGGATCATCGCCGGCCTGATCATTGGCACCATGCGTGTCGAAGCCACAGCAACGCCCATGCGGATCGCTGCGCTCTCCTCACTTCTCATGGGCTTCTACTGCTTCACGTTGCCGAAGACGCCGCCGCTGCTCGGCCGCGGTCAGAAGTTCACCATCAACAGCATCTTCCCTCGCGAAGCGCTCGACCTCATCCGCGAGCGCTCGATGCTGGTCTTCGTGCTGGCCTCGTTCTGCATCTGCATCCCGCTGCAGTTCTACTACGCCTTCACCAACCTCTACCTCAACCAGATCGGCGTCCAGAACGCTGCCGGCAAGATGACCGGCGGCCAGATGTCCGAGATGCTCTGCATGCTGCTCATCCCCTGGTTCTTCCGCCGTCTGGGCGTCAAATACATGCTGGTCGCCGGCATGAGCGCGTGGGTGCTGCGCTATCTCTTCTTCGCCTACGGCAACGTCGGAGCAGGCATGTGGATGCTCTGGGCCGGCATCCTGCTGCACGGCATCTGCTACGACTTCTTCTTCGTCACCGGACAGATCTATGTCGACAACAAGGCCAACGTAGGCATCCGTGCCGCAGCACAGGGCATGATCACCTTCGTCACCTATGGCCTGGGAATGTTCGTCGGCGCCTGGCTCTCCGGTGCCGTGGTCGATCACTATCACCTGTCCGCACCGGTCGGAGGAGCCACCTACGAGTGGCACTCCATCTGGATCTTCTGCGCCATCATCTCTGTAGTTGTGCTGGTTGGCTTCTTCCTCGCCTTCTCCGAGAAGAACAGCAATCAGCGAGCACTAGCGCAAGAGACTTCACTGGACAACGCGCTGCAATAG
- a CDS encoding DUF1634 domain-containing protein: MMRFLLNDERMEQAMGILLRFGVVMASTVVLAGMAFYLQDHAHQSVDYRSFIAHPLTLAHKGQLIDGMSHGNAAAIIQVGILLLIATPVARVVFAVIAFLAERDRLYTAISAGVLAVLLYSLIYGK, encoded by the coding sequence ATGATGCGTTTCCTTCTCAACGATGAGCGTATGGAGCAGGCGATGGGCATCCTGCTGCGCTTCGGCGTCGTCATGGCCTCCACCGTCGTACTTGCGGGCATGGCCTTTTATCTGCAGGACCACGCGCATCAGTCCGTCGACTATCGCAGCTTCATCGCGCATCCGCTTACGCTCGCGCACAAAGGACAGCTGATCGACGGCATGTCTCATGGCAACGCCGCCGCCATCATCCAGGTCGGCATCCTCCTGCTCATCGCAACGCCGGTAGCGCGAGTCGTCTTCGCGGTTATCGCATTTCTCGCAGAACGCGACCGCCTGTACACAGCCATCAGCGCAGGCGTACTCGCCGTACTCCTCTACAGCCTGATCTACGGAAAATAA
- a CDS encoding sulfite exporter TauE/SafE family protein, with the protein MTVLVFTLLVFASSSAAGLLGALTGLGGGVVLVPLLTLVFHVDIRYAIGASLISVIATSSGAAAAYVREGFSSVRIGMFLEVATTLGALLGAYLAAKVPTRALAILFGGVLLYSAWLSWRSRRSPHVDAAVDNPASDKLKLSGSYPGPDGQKINYKVDRIPEGFAMMFGAGTLSGLLGIGSGAVKVLAMDRIMRIPFKVSTTTSNFMIGVTAAASAGIYLRRGYIDPALAAPVMLGVLFGAITGAKILSRARVSVLRTIFTFVILALGVEMIVNGWLGKI; encoded by the coding sequence ATGACGGTCCTGGTCTTCACGCTGCTGGTCTTTGCGAGCTCGTCGGCTGCCGGCCTGCTGGGCGCGCTGACCGGCCTTGGCGGTGGCGTTGTTCTGGTCCCTCTGCTGACTCTGGTCTTTCACGTCGACATCCGTTACGCCATCGGGGCCTCCTTGATCTCCGTCATCGCAACCTCCTCGGGAGCTGCCGCAGCCTATGTCCGCGAAGGCTTTTCCAGCGTGCGCATCGGCATGTTCCTCGAAGTCGCGACCACACTCGGAGCCTTGCTGGGTGCCTATCTCGCGGCCAAGGTTCCCACGCGCGCCCTCGCCATTCTGTTTGGAGGCGTCCTGCTCTATTCCGCATGGCTCTCCTGGCGCAGCCGTCGCTCTCCGCATGTCGATGCCGCCGTCGACAACCCAGCCTCCGACAAGCTGAAGCTCTCCGGCTCCTACCCCGGCCCCGACGGGCAGAAGATCAACTACAAGGTCGATCGCATCCCCGAAGGCTTCGCCATGATGTTCGGCGCAGGAACGCTCTCCGGCCTTCTCGGCATCGGTTCAGGCGCGGTGAAAGTGCTCGCGATGGATCGCATCATGCGCATCCCGTTTAAAGTCTCCACGACGACCAGCAACTTCATGATCGGCGTCACCGCAGCCGCCAGCGCAGGCATCTACCTGCGGCGCGGATACATCGACCCTGCGCTCGCCGCACCGGTCATGCTGGGAGTTCTCTTCGGCGCCATCACCGGAGCGAAGATTCTCTCCCGCGCACGTGTCTCTGTACTGCGCACCATCTTCACCTTCGTCATCCTCGCGCTCGGCGTCGAAATGATAGTCAACGGCTGGCTGGGAAAGATATGA
- a CDS encoding oxidoreductase produces the protein MSDWTPEQIPSLRGRRFVITGANTGIGYHAALKLARREADLVLACRDPRKGEAALGRLMNEAPGANAELAILDLASLDSVRRFAAEELAKQRPLHVLINNAGVMALPQRLETTDGFEMQFGTNVLGHFALTGLLLPAMERSSTIGNPSRVVTIASIAHKRTHLRLDDLQSMQSYSPMRVYQQTKLADLMFSFELSRRLRAEGSSVMSVAAHPGVAATDLFRTENRSGFVKTLRSVIGEAISIFLNTDAEGALPTLYAATAADVVDGGYYGPQGFEEMRGETVGPAKVAPQALDKSAAARLWELCEGWTGVCFP, from the coding sequence ATGAGTGACTGGACGCCAGAACAGATACCCTCGCTGCGGGGCAGGCGCTTTGTGATTACGGGCGCTAACACGGGCATTGGGTATCATGCCGCGCTTAAGCTTGCCCGGCGCGAGGCCGACCTGGTTCTTGCGTGCCGCGATCCGCGTAAGGGTGAGGCCGCGCTGGGCCGGTTAATGAATGAAGCTCCTGGAGCCAATGCAGAACTGGCCATACTGGATCTGGCGTCGCTGGATTCGGTGCGTCGCTTTGCAGCGGAGGAGCTTGCCAAGCAGAGGCCGCTGCATGTGTTGATTAACAATGCCGGCGTGATGGCGCTGCCACAACGGTTGGAGACTACGGACGGTTTTGAGATGCAGTTCGGCACGAACGTTCTGGGTCACTTTGCGCTGACCGGGCTGCTGCTTCCGGCGATGGAACGATCTTCGACGATTGGGAATCCGTCGCGGGTCGTGACGATTGCATCGATCGCGCACAAGCGCACGCACCTGAGGCTGGATGATCTGCAGTCCATGCAATCGTACTCGCCGATGCGGGTTTATCAACAGACGAAGCTTGCGGATCTGATGTTCAGTTTTGAACTGAGCAGAAGGCTGCGTGCGGAGGGTTCTTCGGTGATGAGCGTGGCGGCGCATCCGGGTGTTGCTGCTACGGATCTGTTCCGCACAGAAAACCGCTCCGGCTTTGTGAAAACGCTGCGCTCCGTCATTGGAGAGGCGATCAGCATCTTTCTGAATACGGATGCCGAAGGTGCGTTGCCGACGTTGTATGCAGCGACGGCAGCGGATGTTGTCGACGGCGGCTACTATGGGCCGCAGGGCTTTGAAGAGATGCGCGGCGAGACGGTGGGGCCAGCGAAGGTGGCTCCGCAGGCACTTGATAAGAGTGCTGCGGCTCGGCTGTGGGAGCTGTGCGAGGGTTGGACTGGCGTTTGCTTTCCCTGA
- a CDS encoding Gfo/Idh/MocA family protein has protein sequence MKKIGMGLIGPGFIAPHHIDAVRRLGDVDVVAIAGSNAARTEQKAKQWNVPRAYGDYKELLADPEVTVVHNTTPSYLHYEITLAALEAGKHVVSDKPLAITADEAIRLRDAAAKAGVVNAVTFNYRGNPLVQQARLMVAEGDLGRVFYIHGQYLQDWMTDDTVYSWRSDPKMGGPSSALADIGSHWCDLAEHISGMRIVAVLADLTTVVTTRYSSGGSAEAFSQKKDVQRTPVEVHGEDLANVLVRFENGVKGNLRAAQVVPGHKNGLEIELNGRKASLGWKQEQQNELWIGCHDRPNAIMGKDPSLMLPAAAAYAHLPAGHQESWSDAFFNVVADIYHWVRTGERRATVCTFANAAHVTQVIETMLKSHAAGGVWQDVPSE, from the coding sequence GTGAAGAAGATTGGAATGGGCCTGATCGGTCCCGGATTTATTGCACCGCACCACATCGATGCGGTGCGTCGGCTGGGCGACGTGGATGTGGTTGCGATCGCCGGTTCAAACGCAGCCCGGACCGAGCAGAAGGCGAAGCAGTGGAATGTGCCCCGTGCCTATGGCGACTATAAAGAACTGCTCGCCGACCCCGAAGTCACGGTCGTGCATAACACCACGCCAAGCTATCTCCACTACGAGATCACGCTGGCAGCGCTCGAAGCCGGCAAACATGTCGTCTCCGACAAGCCGCTCGCGATCACAGCTGACGAAGCCATCCGACTCCGTGATGCCGCAGCAAAAGCAGGTGTCGTTAATGCCGTTACGTTCAACTACCGCGGCAACCCGCTGGTGCAGCAGGCTCGATTGATGGTGGCAGAAGGCGATCTGGGACGCGTCTTCTATATCCACGGCCAGTACCTTCAGGACTGGATGACCGATGACACGGTCTACTCCTGGCGCTCCGATCCAAAGATGGGAGGCCCCAGCTCCGCACTCGCCGACATCGGCTCGCATTGGTGCGATCTCGCCGAGCACATCTCCGGCATGCGCATCGTCGCCGTGCTGGCCGACCTGACGACCGTCGTGACCACGCGCTATTCCTCCGGCGGTTCAGCAGAAGCCTTCAGCCAGAAGAAGGATGTCCAGCGCACGCCCGTCGAAGTCCACGGAGAGGACCTGGCCAATGTTCTCGTTCGCTTCGAAAACGGCGTCAAAGGAAATCTGCGCGCGGCACAGGTCGTCCCCGGCCATAAGAACGGGCTGGAGATCGAGCTAAACGGACGCAAGGCATCTCTCGGCTGGAAGCAGGAGCAGCAGAACGAGCTGTGGATCGGCTGCCACGACCGCCCCAACGCCATCATGGGCAAGGACCCATCGCTGATGCTGCCCGCCGCCGCTGCCTACGCGCATCTTCCTGCAGGCCATCAGGAAAGCTGGAGCGACGCCTTCTTCAACGTCGTCGCCGACATATACCATTGGGTACGCACCGGCGAGCGCCGCGCGACCGTCTGCACCTTCGCGAACGCAGCGCACGTGACCCAGGTGATCGAAACCATGTTGAAGAGCCATGCTGCTGGCGGAGTCTGGCAGGACGTACCATCAGAGTGA
- a CDS encoding endo-alpha-N-acetylgalactosaminidase family protein has protein sequence MRQEITTFNRRTFVKLAAATGVGAVVSEKTYAGEPKSASRPLNIHTPALTVTFDAEHGIPAQYVLAGKNVDLMGDDTSSPIEVFVCRKNPWTRDAVQAKVTAVHPQASSVLFDISAEFGGTLATTFQIRYVAAGSRLTVTLEQVSEKPGFELLEVRLPALVTVRSQRDHAWMAHGDTGGALIEIAKAKPGKLGLNQFWGDTLSTLPVLMTGDAKAFCVLVNEGYMDGGAMSVSADGRGAMGTVQRHRVDGGLCADLNLGKDEPLNCGNAGTPNLLVRQQPLCHLDFFAVTGDWSQAWLAGAHYVRKQLPPKRTTMYDDVYTYGIRLDEPTWPQPATTFAQCEEIIREVAALTGNIPQIVHLWGWQFKGKDTGYPAVNEVDARIGGYEGMMRLMENAKKYNAKVTLSDNYDDGYRSSPKWDEKIVARRPDGELYNSRSWTGEKSYILGLAKYLRHGALERVDYTCKQYKLPGTTHIDVLTYYAIRNDWDRESPASGYTNLVDGKLRILDAYHQRGIDVSSEAPRYPFMGKVSFFWQGCGIRSCPMGGRPIPMFPAVYRQVASWGDGMHRGETHPGAQQMFYGGGPRFMTRYEEDRLTVAETFYLQAVPWMLLHRRNILAFTDNGNDSVLEVEGGKVQVSLDTGRYTATIGGTDVATEGWVACPLGNDRIVFYSKDARTLRHPLPAGWSAANIKANAATKTGLQPVSIKPQNGEIVVDVQPRSPIIVSRS, from the coding sequence ATGAGGCAAGAGATCACGACGTTCAATCGCCGTACCTTTGTAAAACTGGCTGCCGCCACGGGTGTTGGGGCAGTTGTCTCCGAGAAGACCTATGCTGGCGAGCCGAAGTCCGCCAGCCGCCCGCTCAACATTCATACCCCGGCGTTAACCGTTACCTTTGATGCTGAACACGGTATCCCTGCGCAATACGTTCTCGCAGGCAAGAATGTCGACCTCATGGGAGACGACACCAGCTCGCCCATCGAAGTCTTCGTCTGCAGAAAGAATCCCTGGACTCGCGATGCCGTGCAGGCAAAAGTAACAGCTGTCCACCCGCAAGCATCCAGCGTCCTCTTCGACATCTCCGCGGAGTTCGGCGGCACCCTCGCTACAACCTTTCAGATACGCTACGTCGCCGCAGGATCGCGGCTGACCGTCACGCTCGAACAGGTAAGCGAGAAGCCCGGCTTCGAACTCCTGGAGGTTCGCCTACCCGCGCTCGTCACCGTACGTAGTCAGCGCGATCATGCGTGGATGGCGCACGGCGACACAGGCGGCGCGCTAATCGAGATCGCCAAGGCAAAGCCGGGCAAGCTCGGCCTCAACCAGTTTTGGGGAGACACGCTTAGCACGCTCCCTGTCCTGATGACTGGTGATGCGAAGGCCTTCTGCGTGCTCGTCAACGAAGGCTATATGGATGGCGGAGCGATGTCCGTCTCGGCAGACGGACGCGGAGCCATGGGCACCGTGCAGCGCCACCGCGTCGACGGTGGTCTGTGCGCCGATCTCAATCTCGGCAAGGACGAGCCGCTCAACTGCGGCAATGCGGGCACGCCGAATCTTCTGGTGCGTCAGCAGCCGCTCTGTCATCTCGATTTCTTCGCCGTCACCGGCGACTGGAGCCAGGCATGGCTCGCCGGCGCACATTATGTACGAAAACAGCTTCCGCCCAAGCGAACCACGATGTACGACGATGTCTATACCTATGGCATTCGTCTGGACGAGCCCACCTGGCCGCAGCCCGCAACCACCTTCGCCCAGTGTGAGGAGATCATTCGCGAAGTCGCCGCGCTCACCGGCAACATCCCGCAGATCGTGCATCTGTGGGGATGGCAGTTCAAAGGCAAAGACACCGGCTACCCTGCCGTCAACGAAGTCGACGCACGCATCGGCGGCTACGAAGGCATGATGCGTCTGATGGAGAACGCCAAAAAGTACAACGCAAAGGTCACGCTCTCCGACAACTACGACGACGGCTATCGCAGCAGCCCCAAGTGGGACGAAAAAATCGTCGCCCGCCGCCCCGATGGCGAGCTCTACAATAGCCGCTCCTGGACAGGCGAGAAGTCCTACATCCTCGGCCTGGCAAAATATCTGCGCCACGGTGCTCTCGAGCGCGTCGACTACACCTGCAAGCAGTACAAGCTTCCCGGCACCACGCACATCGACGTGCTGACCTACTACGCCATCCGCAACGACTGGGACCGCGAATCTCCCGCCAGCGGATATACCAATCTCGTTGACGGCAAACTCCGCATCCTTGATGCGTATCATCAGCGCGGCATCGACGTCAGCTCCGAGGCGCCGCGCTATCCCTTCATGGGCAAGGTCAGCTTCTTCTGGCAAGGATGCGGCATCCGCTCATGCCCAATGGGTGGTCGCCCCATACCGATGTTCCCCGCCGTCTATCGTCAGGTCGCAAGCTGGGGAGACGGCATGCATCGCGGCGAGACCCACCCCGGCGCGCAGCAGATGTTTTACGGCGGCGGCCCGCGTTTCATGACACGCTATGAAGAAGACCGCCTGACCGTCGCCGAAACCTTCTACCTGCAGGCCGTTCCGTGGATGCTGCTGCATCGCCGAAACATCCTCGCCTTCACCGACAACGGCAACGACTCCGTGCTCGAAGTCGAAGGGGGCAAGGTTCAGGTCTCGCTCGATACCGGCAGGTACACCGCAACCATCGGCGGAACCGACGTCGCAACCGAAGGCTGGGTCGCCTGCCCGCTCGGCAACGACCGCATCGTCTTCTACTCCAAAGATGCCCGTACCCTGCGCCATCCACTCCCTGCCGGGTGGAGCGCCGCAAACATCAAAGCCAACGCAGCAACCAAGACCGGCTTACAGCCCGTCTCGATCAAGCCGCAAAACGGAGAGATCGTCGTCGATGTGCAGCCGCGAAGCCCAATCATCGTCTCTCGTTCCTAA
- a CDS encoding Gfo/Idh/MocA family protein, with the protein MKFALLGYGFMGGAHLAAIQRIPDAEVKAVSTRTRPTADAPARGNLDLASGPLPDTVQWNPDWRAVIADPEIDAIDVCLPTDMHREVVLAAFAAGKHVLSEKPMALTVAECDELLAAAAKSGRTFMIGQVLRFMYPYRYAAQFLDRVGRENVTHCILRRSAGYPQWGGWLTEESRSGGAILDMLCHDLDMALDLFGQPKSVRAVSIGPVDTMRGTLHYASGLDVIVEGGWLNPEAAFSASFEIQAPDARLVHHDNQLIQTLHGVEAPVEIPAHDPYFDEIAYFVECCRNNQPPNVCPPSESALAVKLALQLKASREAGGQELVWQQ; encoded by the coding sequence ATGAAGTTTGCATTGCTTGGTTATGGATTCATGGGAGGCGCGCATCTGGCTGCGATACAGCGCATTCCTGATGCCGAGGTGAAGGCAGTCTCGACGCGCACGCGGCCGACGGCAGATGCTCCTGCACGAGGTAACCTCGACCTCGCGAGTGGCCCATTGCCAGATACCGTTCAGTGGAACCCCGACTGGCGAGCAGTGATTGCCGATCCGGAGATCGATGCGATTGATGTATGCCTGCCAACAGATATGCATCGCGAGGTTGTGCTGGCTGCGTTTGCAGCAGGAAAGCATGTACTAAGCGAGAAACCCATGGCTCTGACTGTTGCGGAATGCGACGAATTGTTGGCCGCTGCTGCCAAAAGCGGTCGCACCTTCATGATCGGCCAGGTGCTTCGGTTCATGTACCCCTATCGCTATGCCGCGCAGTTTCTGGATCGAGTTGGCCGCGAAAACGTGACGCATTGCATACTGCGCCGAAGTGCCGGTTACCCGCAGTGGGGAGGATGGCTCACGGAGGAGTCGCGCAGCGGCGGCGCCATCCTCGATATGCTCTGCCATGATCTCGATATGGCGCTTGACCTCTTTGGTCAGCCCAAATCCGTGCGTGCTGTCAGCATAGGTCCAGTCGATACGATGCGCGGGACGCTTCACTATGCGTCGGGGCTGGATGTCATTGTCGAAGGCGGCTGGCTCAATCCTGAAGCTGCGTTCTCTGCCAGCTTCGAGATCCAAGCCCCAGATGCACGGCTAGTGCATCACGACAATCAATTGATCCAGACATTGCACGGTGTGGAAGCTCCGGTGGAGATCCCGGCGCACGATCCGTACTTCGATGAGATTGCCTACTTTGTCGAGTGCTGCCGAAACAACCAGCCACCAAACGTATGCCCGCCGTCCGAATCCGCGCTGGCAGTCAAACTCGCACTTCAACTTAAAGCCTCGCGCGAAGCAGGTGGACAGGAGCTTGTATGGCAACAGTAG